The Apium graveolens cultivar Ventura chromosome 11, ASM990537v1, whole genome shotgun sequence genome has a window encoding:
- the LOC141696396 gene encoding aspartic proteinase CDR1-like yields the protein MLYNSFEYLMKFHIGTPPVEVLGVADTGSELTWIQCKPCEKCFEHIYPLFDLRASSTYKTLKCYSKQCKALIGHTGSCTRKHNKCQYSLRYMDGTVSNGHLATERLTFGKTSIEKGYFGNISSGIVGLGGGHLSMISQLDETIQGKFSYCFVPVFRNETSTIIFGEKARVPNSNKFSDTIVPSSRKSFQLFKTREGLYWKQIF from the exons ATGCTATACAACTCTTTTGAGTACCTGATGAAATTTCATATTGGTACACCACCAGTTGAAGTTCTAGGAGTTGCAGATACTGGCAGTGAGCTTACCTGGATACAATGCAAGCCTTGTGAGAAATGTTTCGAGCATATATATCCCCTATTTGATCTCCGAGCCTCATCAACTTACAAGACTTTAAAATGTTATTCAAAACAATGCAAAGCATTAATAGGTCATACTGGTTCTTGTACTCGAAAACACAATAAATGTCAGTACAGCCTTAGGTACATGGACGGAACAGTCAGTAATGGTCATCTTGCTACAGAAAGACTCACGTTCGGAAAAACTTCTATAGAAAAG GGTTATTTTGGCAACATTAGTTCGGGGATAGTTGGTCTTGGAGGAGGTCATCTTTCAATGATCAGTCAGTTGGATGAAACAATTCAGGGGAAATTTTCCTATTGTTTTGTGCCCGTATTTAGAAATGAGACGAGCACAATTATTTTTGGTGAAAAGGCACGAGTCCCGAATTCAAACAAGTTTTCAGACACCATTGTTCCAAGTTCCCGGAAATCCTTCCAATTATTTAAAACTAGAGAAGGTCTTTATTGGAAGCAAATCTTTTAA
- the LOC141697573 gene encoding leucine aminopeptidase, producing MSPNRVDPHSYTESTHPFTTHISLSSYFDFPSSTILSSAHLTLNSPHSGPLSLDTRSLSISTVIDSLSTKTPIPFSLSPIVDPIKGQQLTVTLANNSEFVIIFSTSPASSALQWLSPPQTFNKTLPFVYTQCQAIHARSIFPCQDTPAARVRFSARLNVPIELSAVMAARHVERRLPLTTDTAMACEDTKWCAEGRIVEEFVMEQPIPPYLFAFAVGEMSSREVGPRTRVYAESAPSLLDTAAKEFAGSEDMIRVGESLFGPYEWERFDLLVLPPSFPYGGMENPRMVFLTPTVIKGDASGAQVVAHELAHSWTGNLITNKNNDHFWLNEGFTTYAERRIVEAVQGENIAALNIGIGWKGLKEEMDRFKDNMEFTKLKTNQEAVDPDAVYSQVPYEKGFQFLWRIEREIGRPAFDEFLKKYISTFKFQSIDTDMFLEFLKVNVPGIEKKIDLQLWTEGTGIPPDAMEPVSDIYSKIVSLAKEFNLGRMPKEDEVADWRGQEWELYLENLPKSVEASQVLSLDTSYRLSESKDYEIKVAFLQMAISASCKKYYGEVEKTLKEVGRMKYLRPLYTALVKGPGLEEEKIFAKRVFSEARVTYHPIAQGVVESIFAKHL from the exons ATGTCGCCCAACCGAGTCGACCCACACTCCTACACCGAGTCAACTCACCCCTTCACAACACACATCTCTCTCTCCTCCTACTTCGACTTCCCTTCCTCCACAATCCTCTCCTCCGCTCACCTCACTCTCAACTCACCTCACTCGGGCCCACTCTCTCTCGACACTCGTTCTCTCTCAATCTCTACCGTCATCGACTCTCTCTCTACCAAAACCCCCATCCCTTTCTCTCTCTCCCCAATTGTGGACCCCATCAAAGGCCAACAACTTACCGTTACGCTCGCGAATAATTCGGAGTTTGTTATTATTTTTTCAACTTCCCCTGCCAGCTCAGCGCTTCAGTGGCTATCGCCACCTCAGACGTTTAATAAGACGTTACCGTTTGTGTATACGCAGTGCCAGGCTATTCATGCCAGGTCTATTTTTCCTTGCCAGGATACTCCTGCTGCCCGGGTTCGATTCTCGGCTCGACTCAATGTTCCCATTGAG TTATCAGCCGTCATGGCAGCTCGGCATGTGGAACGGAGGCTGCCGTTGACTACTGATACTGCAATGGCATGTGAGGATACCAAATGGTGTGCAGAAGGGAGAATTGTTGAGGAATTTGTGATGGAGCAACCCATTCCACCATACCTATTTGCTTTTGCAGTTGGGGAGATGAGCTCTAGGGAGGTGGGACCAAGGACAAGGGTTTATGCTGAATCAGCACCGTCACTTTTGGATACGGCAGCCAAGGAGTTTGCTGGAAGCGAAGACATGATAAGAGTTGGCGAGAGCTTGTTTGGGCCTTATGAATGGGAGAGATTTGATTTATTGGTTTTGCCCCCAAGTTTCCCTTATGGAGGGATGGAAAATCCAAGAATGGTCTTCCTGACGCCAACAGTAATTAAGGGGGATGCAAGTGGAGCGCAGGTGGTGGCTCATGAACTTGCACATAGCTGGACTGGGAATTTAATTACCAACAAGAATAATGATCACTTTTGGTTAAATGAG GGATTTACGACATATGCAGAAAGGAGGATTGTGGAGGCTGTGCAAGGGGAAAACATTGCTGCATTAAATATTGGAATTGGTTGGAAGGGTTTGAAAGAAGAAATGGATAGATTTAAGGACAACATGGAGTTCACGAAGCTCAAAACCAATCAAGAGGCCGTGGATCCGGATGCTGTATACTCTCAAGTACCATATGAGAAAGGTTTTCAGTTTTTATGGCGCATTGAACGTGAG ATTGGACGGCCGGCATTTGATGAATTTCTTAAGAAATATATTTCCACCTTTAAGTTCCAGTCTATAGACACTGATATGTTTCTCGAATTCTTGAAAGTGAATGTTCCTGGGATAGAGAAAAAAATTGATTTACAGTTGTGGACTGAGGGTACTGGAATCCCTCCAGATGCCATGGAGCCGGTTTCTGATATCTACTCAAAGATTGTTTCTCTAGCCAAAGAGTTCAATCTCGGTAGGATGCCCAAGGAAGATGAAGTTGCTGACTGGAGAGGACAGGAATGGGAACTATATCTGGAAAACCTCCCAAAATCTGTGGAAGCCTCACAG GTTTTATCCTTGGATACTAGCTACAGGCTTTCAGAATCAAAAGATTACGAGATCAAGGTGGCGTTTCTCCAAATGGCCATCTCAGCCTCTTGTAAAAAGTATTATGGTGAAGTAGAGAAAACTTTGAAGGAGGTCGGGAGGATGAAATATCTTCGTCCGCTCTACACAGCTCTTGTCAAAGGCCCTGGACTTGAAGAAGAGAAGATATTTGCCAAAAGGGTGTTTTCGGAGGCTAGAGTAACTTATCACCCTATTGCTCAAGGTGTTGTTGAGTCCATCTTTGCCAAACACCTCTGA